One Colius striatus isolate bColStr4 chromosome 7, bColStr4.1.hap1, whole genome shotgun sequence DNA segment encodes these proteins:
- the MAN2C1 gene encoding alpha-mannosidase 2C1 isoform X1, with protein MAARKHRRTALERVEKFLSQTYFTDCNLRGRLFGDRCPPTSVSCFQTPRRIPYEEAVGQDFRPAKPGDSFGPTWETCWFKVELSIPMAWAGREVHFVWESDGEGLVWRDAQPVQGLTKEGEKTSYILTSSLKEWEPHSLTLYVELACNGLFGAGQGSMIAPPDPDRRFTLSKAELVVFNRDVYELLMDLEILLDMAQLLGEENQRSFQALYTANQMVNMCDVTDPSTFSAARDLAAAIFSQRNGESQHTIHAVGHCHIDSAWLWPYEETVRKCARSWATVLRLMEHNPELTFACSQAQQFEWVRSWYPGLYAQIQDFVAKGQFIPVGGTWVEMDGNLPSGEAMVRQFLQGQRFFQEQFGRICSEFWLPDTFGYSAQLPQLMRGCGIQRFLTQKLSWNLVNTFPHHTFFWEGIDGSRVLTHFPPGDSYGMHGRVEEMLKTVKNNKDKGLVNHSAFLFGFGDGGGGPTQKMLDRMKRMSDTDGLPRVQLSSPNRLFSVLEEESSQLCTWVGELFLELHNGTYTTQAQIKKGNRECERILHDVEVLSTLAAARDDAFLYPVCQLQRLWRLLLLNQFHDVLPGSCIQLVVEDALQHYTEIRRAGAQLQEEAVQSLCRELLQPQADSTESTLVLNTLPWERTEVISRTGPSGAESLALVTVPSMGYAIVREPSLPPKPVVVRKQEDGSIAMENGVIAVCLDTMGRLTSLRLVDSERESISAGCYANQFALFDDVPLYWDAWDVMDYHLETRKAVTTLLTPLEITMAGGLRGCARFSLQIGKGSTLTQEIILDATCPYLRFLTQVEWKEAHKFLKVEFPVEVRSTNATYEIQFGHLQRPTHWNTSWDWARFEVWAHKWMDLSEHGFGVALLNDCKYGASAHRNVLSLSLLRAPKSPDATADMGHHQFTYAVMPHWGSFQDAGVIQRAYSLNVPLQAVPAGSAPGRAWSAFSVSSPAVVLETVKQAEDRPRAVVVRLYEAHGSTVVAWLQTSLPVQEAMLCDLLERPCAGGRLPLEQRGLSLSFTPFRLLSVLLLLRQ; from the exons ATGGCTGCCAGAAAGCACCGGCGCACGGCCCTGGAGCGGGTTGAGAAGTTCCTCTCCCAGACCTACTTCACCGACTGCAACCTGCGGGGCAG GCTTTTTGGGGATCGCTGCCCACCAACGTCGGTCTCCTGCTTTCAGACCCCGCGGCGCATCCCGTACGAGGAGGCCGTTGGGCAGGATTTCAGACCCGCCAAACCAGGAGACTCCTTCGGGCCCAC GTGGGAGACATGCTGGTTTAAGGTGGAGCTGAGCATCCCCATGGCATGGGCAGGGCGGGAAGTGCACTTCGTGTGGGAGAGCGATGGGGAGGGCCTGGTGTGGCGAGATGCCCAACCTGTCCAG GGCTTGACTAAGGAAGGGGAGAAGACCAGCTATATCCTGACAAGCAGCCTGAAAGAGTGGGAGCCCCACAG CCTGACGCTGTACGTGGAGCTGGCCTGCAACGGCCTCTTTGGAGCTGGCCAGGGCAGCATGATTGCCCCTCCAGACCCTGACAGGAGGTTCACCCTGAGCAAGGCCGAGCTCGTTGTCTTCAACAGGGACGTCTATGAACTGCTGATGGATTTGGAAATACTGCTGGACATGGCCCAG CTCCTCGGGGAGGAAAACCAGAGGAGTTTCCAGGCACTGTACACTGCCAACCAGATGGTCAACATGTGTGACGTTACGGACCCCTCCACCTTCTCGGCTGCCCGTGACTTGGCTGCGGCCATCTTCAGCCAGCGGAACGGCGAGAGCCAGCACACCATCCATGCTGTGGGCCACTGCCACATTGACTCTG cctggctgtggccCTACGAGGAGACGGTCCGGAAGTGCGCACGGAGCTGGGCCACGGTGCTGCGGCTGATGGAGCACAACCCAGAGCTCACCTTCGCCTGCTCCCAG gcacaGCAGTTCGAGTGGGTGCGCAGCTGGTACCCTGGGCTCTACGCACAGATTCAGGACTTCGTGGCCAAGGGACAGTTCATTCCTGTTGGAGGCACGTGGGTGGAAATG GACGGGAACCTGCCCAGTGGGGAGGCCATGGTGCGGCAGTTCCTCCAGGGACAACGCTTCTTCCAGGAGCAGTTTGGCCGGATCTGCTCAGAG ttCTGGCTGCCGGACACGTTTGGATACTCAGCCCAGCTGCCCCAGCTGATGCGTGGCTGTGGGATCCAGCGGTTCCTCACGCAGAAGCTCAGCTGGAACCTGGTGAACACCTTCCCG CACCACACCTTTTTCTGGGAAGGCATCGATGGTTCCCGAGTCCTGACTCATTTCCCCCCTGGTGACTCCTATGGGATGCACGGGCGAGTGGAGGAG ATGCTCAAAACAGTGAAGAACAACAAGGACAAAGGACTTGTGAACCACAGCGCTTTCCTCTTTGGCTTTGGAGATGGAGGAGGGGGCCCTACGCAGAAGATGCTGGACAGGATGAAGAGAATGAGTGATACAGATGGGCTGCCAAG AGTTCAGCTCTCCAGTCCCAACCGACTCTTttctgtgctggaggaggagtCATCACAACTGTGCACGTGGGTGGGAGAGCTCTTCCTCGAGCTGCACAATGGCACCTACACTACCCAGGCCCAG ATAAAGAAGGGGAATCGGGAGTGCGAGCGAATCCTGCATGACGTGGAGGTGCTCAGCACCTTGGCTGCAGCGCGGGACGACGCCTTCCTGTATCCTGTCTGCCAGCTGCAGCGGCTCTGGAG GTTATTGCTACTCAACCAATTCCATGATGTTTTGCCAGGCAGCTGTATCCAGCTTGTGGTTGAGGATGCCCTGCAACACTACACAG AGATCCGCAGGGCtggtgctcagctgcaggaggaggctgtgcaGTCCttgtgcagggagctgctgcagccccaggcagacAGCACTGAGAGCACCCTCGTGTTGAACACCTTGCCCTGGGAACGAACTGAGGTGATCTCCAGGACTGGGCCATCTGGAGCAGAGTCTTTAG CTCTGGTGACAGTCCCCAGCATGGGCTATGCTATAGTGAGGGAGCCATCACTGCCCCCAAAGCCTGTGGTAGTGAGGAAGCAG GAGGATGGTTCCATTGCCATGGAGAATGGGGTGATTGCAGTCTGCCTGGACACTATGGGGCGCCTGACCTCGCTTCGACTGGTGGATTCTGAGAG AGAGTCAATCTCAGCTGGCTGCTATGCCAACCAGTTTGCACTCTTTGATGATGTTCCCCTGTACTGGGATGCCTGGGATGTGATGGATTATCACTTGGAAACCAG GAAGGCAGTAACAACGCTGCTGACGCCTCTGGAAATCACGATGGCTGGAGGCCTGCGGGGGTGTGCACGCTTCTCCCTGCAGATCGGGAAGGGCAGCACCTTGACCCAGGAGATCATCCTGGATGCCACGTGCCCCTATCTCCGCTTCCTGACTCAG GTTGAGTGGAAAGAGGCTCACAAGTTCCTGAAGGTAGAATTCCCTGTGGAGGTCCGGAGCACAAATGCCACCTATGAGATCCAGTTTGGTCACCTGCAGCGGCCAACACACTGGAACACATCCTGGGACTGGGCTCGATTTGAG GTGTGGGCTCACAAGTGGATGGATCTGTCTGAGCATGGCTTTGGGGTGGCTCTGCTGAACGACTGCAAGTACGGGGCATCGGCCCACAGGAACGTCCTCAGCCTCTCACT GCTGAGAGCACCCAAGTCCCCCGATGCCACAGCAGACATGGGGCACCACCAGTTCACCTACGCTGTGATGCCTCACTGGG GTTCTTTCCAGGATGCAGGTGTGATCCAGCGTGCCTACAGCTTGAACGTGCCCCTGCAGGCCGTGCCGGCCGGCTCTGCCCCGGGCCGGGCCTGGAGCGCCTTTTCTGTCAGCTCACCCGCGGTCGTGCTGGAGACTGTCAAGCAG GCTGAGGACAGACCCAGAGCCGTGGTGGTTCGGCTGTATGAGGCACATGGCAGCACGGTGGTCGCCTGGCTCCAGACTTCCCTCCCTGTTCAGGAGGCGATGCT ctgcgACCTCCTGGAGCGGCCGTGTGCTGGGGGCCGCCTGCCGCTGGAGCAGCGTGGCCTCAGCCTCTCCTTCACGCCCTTCCGCCTGCTCTCCGTCCTCCTGCTCCTGCGCCAGTGA
- the MAN2C1 gene encoding alpha-mannosidase 2C1 isoform X2, with product MAWAGREVHFVWESDGEGLVWRDAQPVQGLTKEGEKTSYILTSSLKEWEPHSLTLYVELACNGLFGAGQGSMIAPPDPDRRFTLSKAELVVFNRDVYELLMDLEILLDMAQLLGEENQRSFQALYTANQMVNMCDVTDPSTFSAARDLAAAIFSQRNGESQHTIHAVGHCHIDSAWLWPYEETVRKCARSWATVLRLMEHNPELTFACSQAQQFEWVRSWYPGLYAQIQDFVAKGQFIPVGGTWVEMDGNLPSGEAMVRQFLQGQRFFQEQFGRICSEFWLPDTFGYSAQLPQLMRGCGIQRFLTQKLSWNLVNTFPHHTFFWEGIDGSRVLTHFPPGDSYGMHGRVEEMLKTVKNNKDKGLVNHSAFLFGFGDGGGGPTQKMLDRMKRMSDTDGLPRVQLSSPNRLFSVLEEESSQLCTWVGELFLELHNGTYTTQAQIKKGNRECERILHDVEVLSTLAAARDDAFLYPVCQLQRLWRLLLLNQFHDVLPGSCIQLVVEDALQHYTEIRRAGAQLQEEAVQSLCRELLQPQADSTESTLVLNTLPWERTEVISRTGPSGAESLALVTVPSMGYAIVREPSLPPKPVVVRKQEDGSIAMENGVIAVCLDTMGRLTSLRLVDSERESISAGCYANQFALFDDVPLYWDAWDVMDYHLETRKAVTTLLTPLEITMAGGLRGCARFSLQIGKGSTLTQEIILDATCPYLRFLTQVEWKEAHKFLKVEFPVEVRSTNATYEIQFGHLQRPTHWNTSWDWARFEVWAHKWMDLSEHGFGVALLNDCKYGASAHRNVLSLSLLRAPKSPDATADMGHHQFTYAVMPHWGSFQDAGVIQRAYSLNVPLQAVPAGSAPGRAWSAFSVSSPAVVLETVKQAEDRPRAVVVRLYEAHGSTVVAWLQTSLPVQEAMLCDLLERPCAGGRLPLEQRGLSLSFTPFRLLSVLLLLRQ from the exons ATGGCATGGGCAGGGCGGGAAGTGCACTTCGTGTGGGAGAGCGATGGGGAGGGCCTGGTGTGGCGAGATGCCCAACCTGTCCAG GGCTTGACTAAGGAAGGGGAGAAGACCAGCTATATCCTGACAAGCAGCCTGAAAGAGTGGGAGCCCCACAG CCTGACGCTGTACGTGGAGCTGGCCTGCAACGGCCTCTTTGGAGCTGGCCAGGGCAGCATGATTGCCCCTCCAGACCCTGACAGGAGGTTCACCCTGAGCAAGGCCGAGCTCGTTGTCTTCAACAGGGACGTCTATGAACTGCTGATGGATTTGGAAATACTGCTGGACATGGCCCAG CTCCTCGGGGAGGAAAACCAGAGGAGTTTCCAGGCACTGTACACTGCCAACCAGATGGTCAACATGTGTGACGTTACGGACCCCTCCACCTTCTCGGCTGCCCGTGACTTGGCTGCGGCCATCTTCAGCCAGCGGAACGGCGAGAGCCAGCACACCATCCATGCTGTGGGCCACTGCCACATTGACTCTG cctggctgtggccCTACGAGGAGACGGTCCGGAAGTGCGCACGGAGCTGGGCCACGGTGCTGCGGCTGATGGAGCACAACCCAGAGCTCACCTTCGCCTGCTCCCAG gcacaGCAGTTCGAGTGGGTGCGCAGCTGGTACCCTGGGCTCTACGCACAGATTCAGGACTTCGTGGCCAAGGGACAGTTCATTCCTGTTGGAGGCACGTGGGTGGAAATG GACGGGAACCTGCCCAGTGGGGAGGCCATGGTGCGGCAGTTCCTCCAGGGACAACGCTTCTTCCAGGAGCAGTTTGGCCGGATCTGCTCAGAG ttCTGGCTGCCGGACACGTTTGGATACTCAGCCCAGCTGCCCCAGCTGATGCGTGGCTGTGGGATCCAGCGGTTCCTCACGCAGAAGCTCAGCTGGAACCTGGTGAACACCTTCCCG CACCACACCTTTTTCTGGGAAGGCATCGATGGTTCCCGAGTCCTGACTCATTTCCCCCCTGGTGACTCCTATGGGATGCACGGGCGAGTGGAGGAG ATGCTCAAAACAGTGAAGAACAACAAGGACAAAGGACTTGTGAACCACAGCGCTTTCCTCTTTGGCTTTGGAGATGGAGGAGGGGGCCCTACGCAGAAGATGCTGGACAGGATGAAGAGAATGAGTGATACAGATGGGCTGCCAAG AGTTCAGCTCTCCAGTCCCAACCGACTCTTttctgtgctggaggaggagtCATCACAACTGTGCACGTGGGTGGGAGAGCTCTTCCTCGAGCTGCACAATGGCACCTACACTACCCAGGCCCAG ATAAAGAAGGGGAATCGGGAGTGCGAGCGAATCCTGCATGACGTGGAGGTGCTCAGCACCTTGGCTGCAGCGCGGGACGACGCCTTCCTGTATCCTGTCTGCCAGCTGCAGCGGCTCTGGAG GTTATTGCTACTCAACCAATTCCATGATGTTTTGCCAGGCAGCTGTATCCAGCTTGTGGTTGAGGATGCCCTGCAACACTACACAG AGATCCGCAGGGCtggtgctcagctgcaggaggaggctgtgcaGTCCttgtgcagggagctgctgcagccccaggcagacAGCACTGAGAGCACCCTCGTGTTGAACACCTTGCCCTGGGAACGAACTGAGGTGATCTCCAGGACTGGGCCATCTGGAGCAGAGTCTTTAG CTCTGGTGACAGTCCCCAGCATGGGCTATGCTATAGTGAGGGAGCCATCACTGCCCCCAAAGCCTGTGGTAGTGAGGAAGCAG GAGGATGGTTCCATTGCCATGGAGAATGGGGTGATTGCAGTCTGCCTGGACACTATGGGGCGCCTGACCTCGCTTCGACTGGTGGATTCTGAGAG AGAGTCAATCTCAGCTGGCTGCTATGCCAACCAGTTTGCACTCTTTGATGATGTTCCCCTGTACTGGGATGCCTGGGATGTGATGGATTATCACTTGGAAACCAG GAAGGCAGTAACAACGCTGCTGACGCCTCTGGAAATCACGATGGCTGGAGGCCTGCGGGGGTGTGCACGCTTCTCCCTGCAGATCGGGAAGGGCAGCACCTTGACCCAGGAGATCATCCTGGATGCCACGTGCCCCTATCTCCGCTTCCTGACTCAG GTTGAGTGGAAAGAGGCTCACAAGTTCCTGAAGGTAGAATTCCCTGTGGAGGTCCGGAGCACAAATGCCACCTATGAGATCCAGTTTGGTCACCTGCAGCGGCCAACACACTGGAACACATCCTGGGACTGGGCTCGATTTGAG GTGTGGGCTCACAAGTGGATGGATCTGTCTGAGCATGGCTTTGGGGTGGCTCTGCTGAACGACTGCAAGTACGGGGCATCGGCCCACAGGAACGTCCTCAGCCTCTCACT GCTGAGAGCACCCAAGTCCCCCGATGCCACAGCAGACATGGGGCACCACCAGTTCACCTACGCTGTGATGCCTCACTGGG GTTCTTTCCAGGATGCAGGTGTGATCCAGCGTGCCTACAGCTTGAACGTGCCCCTGCAGGCCGTGCCGGCCGGCTCTGCCCCGGGCCGGGCCTGGAGCGCCTTTTCTGTCAGCTCACCCGCGGTCGTGCTGGAGACTGTCAAGCAG GCTGAGGACAGACCCAGAGCCGTGGTGGTTCGGCTGTATGAGGCACATGGCAGCACGGTGGTCGCCTGGCTCCAGACTTCCCTCCCTGTTCAGGAGGCGATGCT ctgcgACCTCCTGGAGCGGCCGTGTGCTGGGGGCCGCCTGCCGCTGGAGCAGCGTGGCCTCAGCCTCTCCTTCACGCCCTTCCGCCTGCTCTCCGTCCTCCTGCTCCTGCGCCAGTGA